The Carassius gibelio isolate Cgi1373 ecotype wild population from Czech Republic chromosome A19, carGib1.2-hapl.c, whole genome shotgun sequence genome segment CAAATTGTTTAGATTACTAGTGATATTATAGAATTATTTTATACTTGCATTGATATAGGTGGCATTTAGGCAAGGTAAACCTAATGAATGTCTTTCACTGTTTCAGTAACTGTTCAATATTGTTCTCGCCGTCCCCCGTTTATCAATCATGTGGACTAATCGAGACCAGACCAATTTTTCAAATGAGGCAGAAAGAAATtctgtgttgtgcattttgaaaaCAGTTCACTGCAATCGGTATTGTTGTAAATTGTAACAATTACAATTTATGCATGAtcttgtgcagttttggggggaccGTACTCTGAtcctatttataaaaacaaaatgtttacccCCGTGTTCGTTGTAAGCGCGTCTGAACGCTCGTATGGTTCCAATGCATGAGTGGAGTTGTAGTTTTAAGACTGCCGTTGCATGAAATGAGTTTAATTGAACgtgatttagttttatttgttccCTCTcgctccttataaaaaaatatataatattgttctaaaaataaaaatcctttaaaattacacattttatgtaATTACATTAGTCTTTATGTCAAAAGCAGATTTGaaagcatattattaatcaacTGCATCTGAACACTGATGTCAAAAAtcgaataataaaataattacaattgaaTTAATTTAGAATAATATATGAAAACGTGCTGGATTTTGAGAGGTCACGAGTTAGAACAACTCAATTCAGTGCACCAGTGGAGGTTTTCTCTTTGCACTGACTATACTGATTTAGGATCAGTCCCCTAAACTCAAATCATAAATCAAACATTTTCAGCACAGAtgctaaaaccatagacagtgGCTAAAACTGTTACGTAACCTTCACTGCTTTGGATCTCAAGAGACAACTATAATGTATTATTCCACAGACTCTGCTGCCCTCTTGTTGTCGAATTAACACAGTACATGCCTGCACTGCACCCCGAACTCGTTTCTTCACATAATAACAAAGGAATTACAGTAATATAACTGTACTCATCTTACTAAAAAATAGAGTATGGCGGCCTTTATTGGTTGTACAAAGAACCAAGACTGCAAATAACTCACTGGGACATAAATTGTCAAAGTAACAGGACGATCATGCCAGCACTTAAAACAAGTTCACATTTGTTATTGTCACTTAATTTACTGTGATTATCTGAAACCATTTCTGCTTTGAATAGTATAAAAGCCCTTAAAATAGCCTACTAGTTAGGTACACCCCTTGTAATACAATATAAGCAATGCATTATAAATGAATTTAGCATGTCTTgtaaaactatctatctatctatctatctatgtttttatggttctaatttagttttaattaataacCCTGGAAATTACTCAGAGATGTGGGTCGCCATAAATCCCACAATGCAAAATGAAGTCCCAGTCCATATCACAGGTGCACAGTCTCCCTGACATTAATTCCCCTTGCCATGGTCCACCCTTTTTCATTAGTTATGAATCATTTTATTGATAAGTCTTTCCCAATCGCTCCTCATGAATGATTTCAGCATTCTCAGGTCCTCTTCGAGACCCATTAGTGTTCATTTTTAGCCTCTGGATTGAGTTACCGTTTGCATTGCCTTAAATTGAGATGAATTGTTAATCCAGGACTGCTGTCATGGGCAGAGTAGGATCGCAGTGAAGGTTAGGTGACGGGGTGACTGAGGTGACAGGGTTAATGACTGTTTGCAGATCAGATGTACAGAAGTCTGTGTGGCCTCCGAGGTTTAGGGTAGAATAGCAGCAATACGTGATAGCCGAAGGAATTTACACTGCTAAAAATGGGCAAAGTGTTGCCTCGGTGTCGTTTCACCAGTATTAAAGACACTTAACGTACAGGCCCTCCCCCTTTCCTTTGAGTAGGTACGCTACGATCCCTCTCTTTTTACCTTTCTTACTTCATCATCATGATAGTAGAGTCCGATAAGCAGTCTCTTGTGACGCTTGCTGTGATCCAATTTAAGAGCCAATCCTCCACGAGCATATTATATGGGACAGAGAGACAAACCAGCAGTTAAAAGATACACCAAACGTGCAAAAACGTGTCAATCAAAGCTTTCCCCAAAAACAATGAGGCCTCAAGAAAACCTCTTTGGTTTTACAGTAGATAACCATGGACCTGCAATATGACCTGTAAAAAATATGGAAATTAGTCATTTTGATATTACAAAactttagtttaaaatgtaaaactttataGGCCTGAGAAAGTATTACAGTATGAGGTTTAGCTTGTAGCAATTAGCTTGTTAGTCAAACTGTATGTTTTACAAATGTAGCTTGCCAAGTGGCTTGTAATTGTGGTCTAAACACACTGCAAATATGAGAAACAaagcaattgtgagatataaagttagtTAAAGAACAGACCATGTGTTCAGACCAAGAGTGAGAACAACTGTAGTTGGTTTTAACCTCAAACTACAGTTTTCAACATGAAGAACCACCAGACAACAAATAACTTTTTCCAAATTACATTTTGGTTGTGGGAACATTATAATGTTCAGTTTGCATACCATTCAGAGGTTTGGGGCTGGaaacatgttttaatgtttccgaaaaaaaagtatcttatgctcaccaagactgcattttcttgataaaacatacagtaaaaactctAAATTtgtggaaatattattacaatttaaaatacctttgacgcaaagctgaattttcagcatcagacttcagtttcacatgatccttcagaaatcattctaatgtgctgatttaatgcttaagaaacattattattgtcagtgttaaaaacatgtgctgcttaatatttttgtggaaaccattatacaatttataattcttataataataataattattcttaatgCAAAGTgaaaaaaatggcatttaaaatatgtttttgtaacattacaaatgtctttgtcatttttgatcagtttaatgcatccttcctgaataaaagtagcctaataatttatttaattatgtactgtatgtgtgtgtgtgtgtgtgtatttttattttatttacttacttttttgtagtagtagtactAGTAGTAGTAGTGCCTTTTTACAGTGTTCTACTATCCAGTATCAAAAAGTATGAGGAAATATTTGATACAGTTGGGATAAATACTGATGTTTGTCATCTATTTCATTCTCTTCTGTGGCTCCCATGAGCGCTCACGTTTGTCTGTGTAACATTAAGCTCTAGAATGTCAAACATGCTTTTCATAAAGGCCTTACAAATGCACGTTCATATACATGAGTAGCCTAAATCATTGCTTGTCAGCTCATGGTGTGAGCCTCCACTTTACTGTGCAGTAAGTACGTGTTTGTCTGCATGTATGAACACTGATATGGACACTGTTGTTGACGTTGTTGTTATCGTGAGTACAGATCATCAGCAGCTGACGTCTGACGCGGGAGGGACAGAAGCAGAGCTGGAGACTGCTGTGGAGACGTTCAGCACGTGAGGACAGTTAAAGTGTCTGTCAGGGCTGGTCCAGACAGCCTGGTCACAGATAACGGTGACACGCTGCACTACAGTTACCAGCCGGACCCGGTCAGGTGACACTAGCACGTCAAAGCTGCCACAACAGTCAGCCTCAGCCCTGGCCAAAAGACCGTCACAAACACTGTCTGTGGTCTGGACTGGAGGACGACGACGTATTTGTAGATAACGTGTTCATACATGTTTACATATTAggtttatatataattgtttatgtgAACGCATAATTTGTATTCTGCATAGGTAATGTGGCGATAAAGGAATAAGAAAAAACGTCTCTGTTTTTTCTATTAGCAGTGGTTTCTCATGATGTCAAATTTACCGTCAGTCCAATAGACGCTGTATTAGCATTAGCGTTGACTCGTTTTTAAGTTTTTAAggcaatttaataaaaaagtatagtGTTAgaaatttacataaacatttaaaaataaaatgaaaatattaaaaaacgtAGTAGGATTTAAGATGACCGTTGAAACGTGTCATGATCACAATCTTGTGAATAAGGCATATTCTTCACGGTATTGTCTCGTGATAAATtgcttgttttcttcttttttaacttGCTTTGGTTAAAAGCGTCtgacaaatgaaataaataagaaCAGGACTTCACTGATAGTAAAATATGGAAACCGCATTTGATAGcataattcaatataaaaaaaagggggaaaggGATTAAATGATGAACAAACTAaaagttaaactgtaaaaataaataagtacattttaattaaaaaagttaatttattaaaaatcaatCAATTTATTTGGACACTATATTTATTAAAGAGGTTAATATAGTTATTAGGCAAGAACACATAAAACTGATCATAAGtaacagtaaatatatattttaatgttacaaaagattagtattttactgtttttttacattttaaatttttaatgaatGCAAAATGTAAGTTAGTATTGGGTAAAGTACACTGCAACAatggtgatttttctttttttttacatttctataaacatGCACAACATGCTTCAGCTGATGCAACCCGTATAACACAACAGGTTTATGACAGCCTTTCTGATGATGTCACTGCCTTGCATGTGCAGGTATGTGTGATTTACATCTCAGTGAATGACATGAGCTTATATAGTGTTAACTTTGTTCATGATCATAATCCAGGCATATACATAGCTCTGACCCAATGAAGATTTGTTTCACTAGAGCAAAATGAATACACAACATGCAATCAGTTGCTATGTAACATGAACCAGTAAAAGCTTATATCACTGAAATTAAAGATACCATTCATAATTGATTCAACATGATTGTCTGGACTGAAGTAATTGGCTCTGAGCTGAACACAAATGTGTTTCTGGAAATATGAATGCAGGATCACTACAGACATTTCAAAGCTCTTTCTGTTTTGTTGTAACACAACTGTTTGTGGCTGCTTGTTGTTTCTCCTTTACAGGCCAAGGTAAACATAGCTAGCAGCAGTAGATCAGGTCAAACAGGTTGAGCCGGAAATGAGCAACAAGTCCAGGATCTGCTCGAACAAGCACCTTTATAGTATTTACACACCAACATCTATGGGAATCCCCACTGGATTTATGGTAACTCTCACACACTTCAGTCAACCGTTAAACAAAGTTTTGTCTACTGCACTGCTGCTGACTTCAACAGTTCTGCTCGAAAAAGACCCAAAGGCTGAAAGTTATgcaaagacttttacattttacattgtttCTAGCATGACGAGATTGTGCTGTTTGATAGAAACATGTATTTTTGATGGAACAGAATAATTTTAGACTATTTAACAgtagactattttttttttcagttaatgtttattttatttagttaatgtttttttttattttagttttaattaataataataaccctggTTCAGTCACTTTCAAATTGTATGATTTTCTGTTTGAGATTAAATTTTTTACTGATATTGTGAGgacaagcaaaaaataataattctttcatataactgtcattatattgtcattgcacaaaagcaaatgtcaaaataaattcttggaaatatttactttttagtcagatttacttaaaatataaaatatgtttattttattattttaaaatactagtttttaacatatataattttacaattatttaacatATCACAATTAATTCCATTACTTCAGACCATCTTTCGGAAGCAGgatgatataatattataaaaaatttggTATTgtgaatgtaaagaaaaaaaaagtaagcatAGTTAATTAgtatctcaaataaataaataaataggagcCCCCTGGGTGTTTCTGGACCCCAGTTTGTAAACCCCAGTGTAGTAAACTAAACCTTAATCAGAGAGATAATCGAAAaccatttaaatatgtataaataaatgttcaatatCTTAAAATTGCATTCACAGTACAAAAAATATCAGACAAATGTATGGAGGTCAGTtgcacatttattataattaagaaGATACATACtgattgttaaataaaaataggctaaaAAATAGATGTAAAGAAAGAGACAAACCAAGTCCACATCTTCAACACTGAATTATAATAGATTATGAACACTGTTCAGAATTTATGGTAACCATTAAATAGTGCTGTCAACAATAACAGGTATTTATAATTACATCATCGTGAaagatataaatgtaaataccTCAACATCTGTTTTCAAGTCACAGTTGAGAATTATTAAAAATGAGCAGTCATAACTGTCCATAATTCACTACTTCCTATCCCATTCTCCCTATAAAGGCTTTGACATACACTTAGTAGCCACTGATTGCACTCAAAACATACTTTGCtgcttcattcaaaaacactatatataGCTGTATATAATGTCTGTGGTCACATGAAACAGAAGGCACCCATCCTGACGGAACTTCTTAAtaactagaaaaaataaaataaaatagttcagCATTAGACAAACCAGCTCCTGGCACTGAACTGATGTGTGTTCCTGTGAAACCCCTGAGTCTTTGCCTTCAGGGTTTGTTAGTTTTGCTTTGAAAGTATATTAACAGCTTCAGTTGAATTATAAAAGCATAGAAATCTCCCCCAGGAACTAGGTTTGTCGGTTCTGATAAAAGAAATGGATGAAACACACTCTCTTGTTCTCAACCATGCAACCTACTAATACTTCTCTCCATTTTCTCCCTCTGTTCTTGCAGCATTTGCTCATTATTCTTTCTTTTCCTCTGTTGTGGCTGCATCGCCCTTGCTCTCAGGCTTTTTGGGTGCTGGGCTGTCCAGGAAGAAATCATTGCAGGCTACGGTCAGTGCCCCCATTAGGATGATGAACTCGGTGAAGTCCACCTCGCCATCATTATTGGAATCCAGGTCGTTCATCACGCGTTCCACCGCGTCTTTATCTTGAGCACTCTGCACGAAGACAAAAAGGAAAAGATGGAGAGGTAAAACGGTGTatcaatatgaaataaaatacacttacactCCTTGAAGAACCTTAATCATCCATGAAAACTTTCTATTGCAAAAAAGAATCTTCACAGTGGAACAGGGTTCTTTATTGGTATATCGTTCCATGAAGAAAAGTTCTAGAATTTTCTAGAAAAAAGTTCttcaaattaagaaaaaaaatgttattgggATTGCTGTGAAAACCTCCTTTTGGAACCTTAATTTTTTAAAGGTGTAAGGATCATATAATGGAAAAAgatcattaaaatgttcttcacacaaagaaaaaaaggttCTATGAGGAACACAAGAgggttcttctgtggcattgcTGTGACAACCAAGAATGTAggcataaaaataaattcaatagtGATAATGTCATTTTGAAAAGAGTCTAGCATGAGGAGTTCTGGGAATGATAATTAAATGGAATGTGTGTGTTCAAAAAGCTATATTTGCATGAGACATAATTACAGGGTCACTGCATCTGTAAGAACCTTTATCACATGGGTATTTCTGTAACTTACAGAAGATGCAAACCTGAGCTTGCGTTACAGGGTGTGTCATATTTGTTTTGGCTGAAATGTATGTATGGCAAATGGCAAgtatttaaatctttttattgCAGAAATTCTGAAGAATTTAAGTGGAAAGATTTTAACCAAACGTGGGAGGagatgtgaaaaaaaatctaaaatatatttttaagatgacTTTGTctcattacatttacataatttattttattgactgATTTTATCAAGtcactttttcatttatttaaactttactTTCTTAATCTATATTCCAGGTCTTATTGTGTACAAACTATTGGTGCTTATTaatccaaataaaatatgtttgtctTTGTCAGTTTTGGCTGACATTACAAATCCCTATTTATTAATCCCTTCCAAACTCATGGCTCCGTTTCAGTTTGGAACACCCACTTTGCATTGTCCAGTCAATTCCCATTGGATAAAATCAAGCCCAGCTCTCTTGTAACCAAAGTAGGTTGCAAAAATGTGTAATTGTGCAGATGTTCTCTTCTCACCCCAAGATAATTTCCCAGCTCCTCCGTCAGAAGTTCCCTTAGTTCTCCTCGACTGAGTGTGTATTTATCGCCTTCCTTCCCAGAATACTTATGAAATGTCTTGATAAGCATCTGCATGGCACTTTCCAAGTTGGAGCTTGGTTCTTTGGACATGCTGTAAGGTGGTGAAAAAGGTCAAAGGTTAGATACAATGACACGGCGCGCCCCTCGCTAGGCCCTGCTGCATGTATGATCACATGACTAGCATGGGCGGAGCTTTGGCTCAGTTAATTCTGGCACAAACTCATGTTTTAGACTATGGGTGAaaacaaaatgtgaaatgttCTCTCAATCATTTCTTTGAGATAATATCCTTACTGTTTGGAGGGGGTTATTTGATTTAGAGGAAAATTCTGATTAGGGGTTTGTCACTCAAAAAGCAACGTTCTTACACATCACACTTTGAGCGAGGCATCTTGGATCTTCTCTCTCCAGGTTCAGCGAGCTACTGCGCAAGTAGAAACAGACACAGTCATTGATGAGGTACAACAAAAGACGAGAAAGACTGGAGCATCAACAGAATTTGGCCTTGAACAGAAACACTGCTGGAAAGCTGAACGATTTGCTGCAGGGGTTTTATAGCTTTAATAGAGTTAAACCAACTAGTTCATTTTGATGTCAAAGATACTTGGAGAGGTACTGTTAGACTTCTAAGTATTGTGGTGCAGCAGGTTTGGCACTTGATTCATGCATATGAGTCATTCTCACACAATGCATGCTTATAAAACCTTTGAGTGCTACACAACACTTGAGTTTTCTTCGAACGCTAATTAGTTGTGTGTGAATGCTTCCCTGCTCGCATCTAAATCATCTGTTGCTCATGTAACAGGGGCCGCATTTCTTTAATGGAAACCGCAAGTGAAATATAAAACTGTCAAAATGAAGATAAAACTATGGGCAAGTTCCCAAGGGAACCTTCATCCAAGTAATCCGAGGCTCTTGTGAAGACTCGCACACACAATACACACCTGAAATGATCCTAAAGCAAATCCATTAGTTAATTTTGAAGATACAGGCCAAAGTTGAGTGGAAAAACAAAGAGTCCTGTTGACTGTGTCATTGTggaaattgtaatattaatagaaaagaaaaacagatggaGCATAAAACAACTCCTTCAATCAATTATAAGGGTAAAAGTAATGGAATAAGTTCAATTAAATAGTAAAATTAACGTTTGTCCTTTTTCGTGAAtttctatactatatatatatatatataattgaactTTGGACAGGGTTACTCTAATGAGGCATCCGTGCTCCGCTCTTTATTTGAAGTACTACACCATCTAATTAGTTAACTTAAGAGAGTGCCTAATTAGGAAACTCAAATGTTGACGTGGATTTGAGACAAAAAAAACTTAACTACAGCAGTCGAGTACTAAAACCAAGAACCATTAGTCATGTAATGGACACCAACTACAAAGGTCAGAATGGTTTAATATTCCGCAAAGCCATTAAAAAAGTTCAACTGGAAGCATTTTATGACAAAGTGGCTATAAGGCAGCAGAAGATCGAAGTACAGCAATAATCTATTCCAATTGCAAGATCTTTTGAAAAAAATTAGGCTGAAAGGTGAAATTATGGCACATGTTTTTGTAGGATATAAGATACAGAAACACCTTCTCATTAGCAGTATCAGAATGGACACTGTGACGCGATGGCAACCAAGATGAGAATGGAAATATAACACCGAGTGACCCAGTGACACGAAGGAAACTGACCGTTCTTTGACATGTGAAGGAGGAgagatttatttacataaaaacaaaacctcTCGAGTATAAATCGAACTCATTCATTGAtgtattacataaaagtctaatCAAAAACAAACCGATTATTTAGGACAGGGATGTTGTTCGGTAAATACATGGTAAAGTGGGACGCTTCAGTGTTTGTATTATTCTGTATTGAGTAGTTCAGAGATGTgtattcaaattattttgaaaccatatggattatatttttatatggatagattttaaaataaggtaaaaaaaaaaatcactttatctGTATTCGACTTAATGGCCCTGGTCCAAGACTAGTCGTATACTTTAAACAACATCTTCTTTATGATTTCAcactaaattgtatatatatatgttagtcACAATGGCAAAACATGTCCCAGTTTACCTGAATTCAccaaatatgcatatttaaaggtttaaaaatcTGTTTGAAACATATGTTTCAATTTGAGTTAGTTTAACTTCGAAAACTAAAACATTCATATAAGTTATAGGTTAAATCTATACACCATGAGAACTTCACACAAAAGTAAAGAGAACACTGGCCTATGGACAGATATTTGAATAAGATTGCAAGAAAACTTATCAGTATATAATCCAAGCCAGAAGAGCATTCATTAGCTTTCTGCTTCGAGAGAAAGGAGTCCTTTCTCTCGTCTAAGTTGTCTGTCTTACCTGATTGTCTATGGAGTGCTTCCTTTGTCTGTAATGAAGTGCAGGAGATAGTGATAGACAGCCGGCGAGCTGAGGAAcagatgaggagagagagagaacctcTGGGGTTTAAATATCACTCACTCTGCCCCCTCCTTTCTCAAGAACATCTCCTGCATCTTCAGTTTCGGCACCCCTCCCGTACTTTCCTCCTTTAGTTCACTTGCCAATATAAGGGCTATTTGACCCTGTCATGCCAGTTGACTCTACACAAGAAGACTCTACAGGCCAATGGAGTTTGCATTACAGTCCTTTATTGTTGAGTAGACGGAGATGGTCAGTCGTACAGCATAGAAAATGAAGGATGCATATGTGGTCAGTTGGGTACATTGTGTTTTGTTCACTTTATGAAATgctcatgcatttttttaaaaggcAGAACAGGTTTTATGTAACTATGAAGAGCTCTTATTAACTGTTATGTGGATGACAAAACAGGATTAACATCAAAGTCAAAAGGCAACATGTTCAAGCTAGTGCATGGCTTCTCTAATAGATTTcaatactgtttttcataatataCATACAACATGTGGCCAAAACTTGAATGTTTAGCAAAACTGCATAAGATGCGATGATGTTATAATGCTAATGTAGTGGGGCCTTGCAATCACCTACCAAGGCAGAGCTGCTATCTACTTCTATTTGACTGACAAACTTGAATAACATCAAACTTGTTCATGCTAGTGGCTTTTCAAATATATATCGAAACCATTTTCCACACTATACAAACAAAATGCGGTTAAAGAATGTTTGCCAAACTTCATGATTTTTTGATGCTGTAATGCTAATGTAGTGGGGCCTAGTAACACCAGACGGACACACCAAAGTAAACAGAGGTTTTAGATTTAGCCAAGATATACATGACAGCATGAGCTAAACGAGAGCTCATTAGCATGATCTAAATGAGGCCTTTTTAGGCGGCGTAGGATTTCACACTAATGTAGGCTATTCATATCTGTATAATGCATAATGTAGTATGTATAATGTATACTTTAATGTATTATGTAAACTGCTAGATAATGGCTAAAGTGAAGGTACCTGTGCATTTGTCTCTTCTTCTTGTTACGCATGTTTTGGGTTTCATAAACTTTTCATAACAAACTGGAACAAGTTGCATATTTACCCTTTAGCTGCTATCAAAATTAGTATCATTGAAttagtaaaacaaaattaaattaagaaacattATAATAAGGTTCCTCAACAGACTTACAGGATTTTCTAGCA includes the following:
- the LOC127935296 gene encoding protein S100-A1-like encodes the protein MPRSKCDVMSKEPSSNLESAMQMLIKTFHKYSGKEGDKYTLSRGELRELLTEELGNYLGSAQDKDAVERVMNDLDSNNDGEVDFTEFIILMGALTVACNDFFLDSPAPKKPESKGDAATTEEKKE